CAACGACATGTCCGCGGCCGGATCGCGCAGCGTGATGAACGCTGTGCGGGTGCCCGGCCGTCGAGACAACTGGGTGATCTGTCCTTCCACCCAGATCTGGCCGAGCCGATGGATCCAGTCGGCGATCTTGGCGTTGACCGTGCGGACCGGCCAGGGCTCGTCGGCGGAATTGGCTGCGGTCACCGCGAGTGGCAGCCTAGCGGTCCGACTTCGCGGCGATGCGGTTCTCCAGCATCGTCAAGAAGGGGGTCCGATTGCGGCTGTCGCGCTCGTAGTCGGCGAGGATGCGCAGATCGTCGACGTCGACGCTGCGGATCTTAGCGCGCAGCTGGGCCAGCGTCAGGTTGTCGTAGTCGAGGAACTCGGCGACCTCCGGTGCCGGGATCTTCGACTTCTTCGGCTCGGCGGCGCGCGCCGGGGGGTCGGTGACCTCGGGAACCGAGCTGTAGAGCGCGAACCGCCCGGTGCTCGCCTCGGCGACCGGAGACCCCGCGTCCGCGGCGGGTGCCGCCTTCTTCGCCGCCGTTTTCTTAGCCGGGGCCTTCTTGGCTGCGACTTTTTTCGCGGCGGCCTTCTTGGCGGGTGCCTTCTTCGCCGGAGTGGTGGTCGCGGCGGGCGCGGGTGCCGGTTTTGCGGGGGCGGGCGGCGGCGGGGTAGCCGGAGCCGACTCCTCGTCCTCGTCGAAGACGGCCCACGCGGGCTGCTCCTCGGGCTTGTCGAAGAGGCCGTCGAGTACGGCGTCCCCCTTGATGGCCAACTCGGCGATGTTCTGCTGCAGTCGCATGCCCGCCTGGACGGCGCTGCTCACCGCGGTCATCGGCATGGTCACGAGCTGGGTGGGGAGCCTGCGCGTCTCTTCCAGAGCGGTCACGATCAGGCCGGCCGCGAGGCGCGCGGAGTACGGGCGATGCTTCATGCCCTCAACTGTGCCATATCACGCGTGCCAGCCGTTTAGCCACCGGCGTCGGAAGTCCGTACCCTAGAGGTCATGTCATCCAAGCGCGTCCTGCTGGCCGAACCCCGCGGCTACTGTGCCGGAGTCGACCGGGCGGTCGAGACGGTGGAGCGGGCCCTCGACAAGCACGGTGCCCCGGTCTACGTCCGCAAGGAGATCGTGCACAACCGGCACGTCGTCGACACGCTGTCGGAGCGCGGGGCGGTCTTCGTCGGGGAGACCGACGAGGTGCCCGAGGGGGCCATCGTCGTGTTCTCGGCGCACGGGGTGTCCCCGGCCGTCCACGAGTCGGCGCAGCAGCGGAATCTGATGACGATCGACGCGACCTGCCCGCTGGTCACCAAGGTGCACCAGGAGGCCAAGCGCTTCGCCCGCGACGACTACGACATCCTGCTGATCGGCCACGAGGGCCACGAGGAGGTCGAGGGCACCTCCGGCGAGGCACCCGAGCACATCCAGATCGTCGACGGTCCGGACCACGTCGAGGACGTGACCGTGCGCGACGGGAGGCCCGTCGTGTGGCTGTCACAGACGACGCTGTCGGTCGACGAGACGATGGAGACGGTCAAACGACTGCGCGAGAAGTTCCCGCAGCTGCAGGATCCGCCCAGCGACGACATCTGCTACGCCACCCAGAACCGCCAGGTCGCGGTGAAGGCGATGGCCAAGCACTGTGAACTCGTCATCGTCGTCGGGTCGAAGAACTCGTCGAACTCGGTGCGCCTCGTCGAGGTCGCGCTGCAGGCCGGCGCCTCGAACGCCTACCTCGTCGACTACGCCCGCGAGATCGATCCGCAGTGGCTCGAGGGTGTTTCGACGGTGGGCGTGACGTCGGGGGCATCGGTGCCCGAGGTGCTGGTCCGCGGCGTGCTGGACTTCCTGTCCGAGTACGGCTACGACTCGGTGGAGACGATCAACACCGCCGAGGAGACGCTGACCTTCGCGCTGCCCCGCGAGCTGCGCCCGTCGCGCACTGCGAAGTAGGGCCCGCTACCTCGGCGCAACGACGCGAATGCCCGCGTCGGTGGCCGCACGTGTGAGTTCGCCGTCGTAGGTCGCGATCTCGTCGACTCCCAATCGCAGTGCCGTGGCCAGGTGGATGGCGTCGTTGGAGCGCAGCGGCGAGTGCGTGCCGGCCGCCATCAGATCGCCTCGCGTGATGTCGACGAGAACTGTCGCATCGAGCACGGTCGTGATCGCTTCGGCGGTGACCACCGACGGGTGACGACCCGAAGCGCAGTGCAACTCGGTGTGCAGTAGCCACGATGCGACCAGCCGGCGATCGGGATGTTCGGCGAGCTCGTCGGCAATGGCCTGAGATTCGGTTTCCTCGACGATCAGCTTCATCGCCGCCGACGTGTCGAGATAGGTAGTCACCATCGGCCGCGGGTGTCGGAGATGATAGCGGCCGTCGTGACCGGCGACGTGCGACGGCGAATGGTCCCGACTGCGGACACCGGGAGGCGGGCCGGGCGCGCCTCGCCTCGTGCGATCGCCGCGTCGAGGGCATCGCCACCAGCCGGTACGAGCAGCGCGGTCGGGTGACCGTTGTTGGTGACCTGCAGGGTTTCACCCGACGCAACGCGGCGAAGGATCTCGGCGCTCTGGTTACGCATCTCGCGGTGGGTGATCGACTCCATGTAGCACATCGTAGCACTCGCTTGAGGTCACAGTCCGTCGTCGGGCATCGCCACCATCCGGTGGCGCGGTTTCCGGAAGGCGATGACCGCGCCGAGTAGGACGGCCAAGCCGAAGGCGCCGCCGATCGCGGCGATCCGAGGCGTGAGGTCGGGATCGGGTGCGGGCGGTGCCGGTCGGAACCGGATCGACGACGGGGAGTCGTCGGCCACGCCGGTGACCGTCAACGCCGCCAGCGGGTCGACCACCCCGCACCCGGTCCGCGCGTCCGGGGCGGTACCGCGACCGATGGCCGTCGCGGTGATCCGACGCATCACGGCGCGGGCGTCGAGATCGGGGAAGCGCGACCGCACCAGGGCGACCGTGGCCGTGACATAGGCGGCGGCGAAACTGGTGCCGCTGACCGGGACGGCGCCCTGCGCGCCGGAGAGTCCGCTGACCAGCCCCGATTGGCCGGGACGCGGGTCCAGACTGGTCAAATCGGTGCCCGGGGCCGCCACGCTCACCCACGGGCCGCCCAGGCTGAACCCCGACGGCTTGCCGTCGAGCGAATCGACGGCCCCGACGGTGAGCACGTAGTCGGAGAACCAGGCCGGCGTGGCGACGGTGCGCACCGCCGACCACTGCTGTCGCGCCGCGGCGGGTGGATTCTGCTCGCGGCACCCGCCGTCGGAGGAGACGTTTCCGGCCGCCACCACGACGACCACGTCCCGGTCCACCGCGTGGCGCAGGGCCACACCCAGCTCGCCGTCGTGCAATGCACTCGCCGCGGCGGCCGGGGCGCACGCGACCTCGGAGATGTTGACGACGGTGGCGCCGAGCCGGACGGCCCGCATGACCGCGGCGGCCAGTCCGGCGACCGTCCCGTAGCCGCCGCCGACGACGGGCTGTTCCTCCTGGTCACCGCTGCGCTGCCGCGGTGCGAAGGCGGCACTGGATTGTCGGATGGAGATGAGTGAGACGTCGGGCGCCAACCCGGTGAAATCGTCGGTGGCGCTCGGCCGTGCCGCGATGAGCCCGGCGACCAGCGTGCCGTGTGCGTCGCAATCGGTGCGTCCGCTGCCACCGGTGACGAAGTCGCCTCCGTCCAGCACGGCGGGCAGTCGCGGATGTGGGCTGACACCGGTGTCGATGACGGCGACCCGTTGCCCGCGCCCGGTGCTGATCCGGTGCAGGCGGTCGACTTCGAGTTGGGCATGGACCGCACGCGTCGCCGACGTCGTGCGGCTCGTGGCGATCGGCACCGCACACTTGGTGCGCTGTTCGGCGGTGCCGGCCGGCACCGAGTCGGACGGGGGAGCGGTCTGCGCGACCTGCGGCGGACGGACCGCGACGGCCGGTCCGCCCGACAGTGCCGCGACGAGGATCGCACCCGCGGCGACGCAGGCCCGCACGGCCTTCACCAGGCCTCCCGGATCACGCGGTAGACCTCCAGCGTCCACAGCAACAGCGGCAACAAGGCGACGAGAAGCGCGTATTCGACGAGTTCGGCCATCCGCCGCTGGACCGGGGAGAAAGTGCGCCCGGCCGCCCACCAGCCGATCAGCGCCGCGACGGTGGCGACCCCGCACGCGGTCGCCGCACCGGCGAGGCACAGGGCCGGTCGTTGCAGGACCAGTGACGTGACGACGGTGGCTCCGAGTGATCCGATGATCACCGCGATACCACCGCCGACCAGCGAAGACGCCTGAAGCAGATCGGTGTGCGACCGACCGCGCAGCATCATGGTCAATCCCACGATCACGACGATCGCAGTGAACCGCCAATCGGGCGGGTCGACGCCGAGGACCACGGCGGCGGTCGCGGCCGCCACGGTGGTACCCGCGCAGATCCCGGTGAGGCAGGACCGGGCGTGTTCGGCTCGCTCCACGAGGGCGTCGACGTCGGGGAGATGACTGGACGAGACGGCGTCGACCGCGTCGATCGTCGGGAGCAGCGGCGACTCGACCGGCTCGATGGGCTCGCCAGGCGACGGTACCGGTGGGAGCGGGATCTTCGCGACGGCGACGGTCAGTCGCGGTGCCGCATTGGCGCCGAGGAGGGCGAGTACCGCTATCAGTGCCGCGACCTGTGGTCGGGACAGCCCAGCCAGCGCCGCCGCAGCCGCGACCGTGGCGAGGCATCCGAGGGTGATCGTTGCGATGTGGGCGATCGGCCCCACCCGCGTGTACCGCAGCGTTAGCGTCGCGGCCACCGTTGCCGCGACGGCGGCGAGCAGTGCGCGCGGTGCGTCGGCCGATCCGGGGACGACGGCGAATCCGGCTGCGGCGGCCATCAGCGTCGCCGTCGGGCACAGCGCGGCGAGGACGATCGGATCGCGCTGCTCGCGCCGGCCGGCGTACAGGGCGGCGGCGATCAGCATCACCGCGCCGACCGCGGCGAAGAGCGCGGCGCCGAACGCGACTGTCGTCGACGACGAGATGCCGGCGACCCCCAGTCCGCCCGCGCCCACCGCCGATGCCGCGACCACGCCGAACGCCCCGGCGATCCGTGCCGCACGCGGCGACCACGAGCCGTGGCGCGCACCGGTGACCTCGGTCAAGGCGTCGAGGGTGTCGTCGACGAGCACGGCCGGTTCCTCGGCCGGTCCCTCCCGCAGCAGGAGCCACGTCCCGTCGTGGATCTCCGCGTCGCGCAGGGTGTCGCCCGGTGCGAGCGGAGCGCCGCCGAGTGGGCTCAACGTCCACTCCAGCGTCGGGTCGGCGACCTCCGGTTCACCGGCGAGGCGGGCCACCAGTTCGTCGAGAAAGTCGGTGATCGGCAGGCCGGTGGGCAGGCCGACGTCGATGCTCGACGACGGTCCGGCCACGGACACGCGTGCCCAAGCAGTCATTTTCATCCCCCCAGATGAGATCCCTGACCGCAGGGTTTACCAGGGGCACACCCGGCGGGGGAACGAAACCGGGAAACCCGTTCACGCAATCCGCGTCGCGGCGCGCCCGCACGCCGATAAGGTGCCGTCAGGCGGTCCGGGGGGGAGCGCCGTGGTCAACGATCTGGGGGGATCCGTGACTGATTCGACGCGGCTGTTCGTGCGCGAGACCAGGGTGGCGCCGCCGCCGGCGCCCGGTGGCGACATCGACCTCGTCGCGCCGCCGGAGGTAGCGCGTCCGGTGCCGGCCGGCCTCGCCGCATCCGCGCTACCAGCGGTGATGGTGGTCGCGGTCGTCGGGATGATCGCGCTCATGTTCGTCACCGGCGGCCGTTCGGTGCTCGCGAATCCGCTGTTTCTGATGTTCCCGATGATGATGCTCATGTCGATGGTCGGCATGTTCGCGACCGGCGGGCGCAACGGCGGCAAGCGTGCGGCTGAATTGGGCGCCGAGCGTCGCGACTACTTCCGCTACCTCGCCCAGCTGCGCGGGCAGGTCGCCACGACCGTCGACGAGCAATCCGCCGCCCTGCGCTGGTGTCATCCGGCGCCGAGCGCGCTGTCGCGGCTCGTCGGGTCGCGCCGGATGTGGGAGCGTCGCGGTGGTGACGCCGACTTCGCCCACCTGCGGTTGGGCGTCGGTTCGCAGCGCCTGGCCACCCGGTTGGTGCCGCCCGAGATGGCGCCGCCCGAGGACTTGGAGCCGGTCGCGATGGTGGCGCTGCGCCGATTCCTGCGGGCACATGCGGCGGTGCACCGCCTACCGATCGCGGTCTCGCTGCGCGGATTCCCGGTGGTCGCCGTCGACGGTCCGCTCGACGACGCACGTGCGCTGGTCCGCGCGATGCTGCTCCAGCTGGTGGTGTGGCACGGCCCGGACCAGGTGCGCATCGCCGTCGCGGCGGACCCCGCGCGGTGGCCCGAATGGGATTGGGTCAAGTGGTTGCCGCATGCGACCCGGACCGATGACCAGGGCGAACAGCGATTGGGCGCCCCGGCGCTGCTGGTCCCTTCGCTGCACGAGGTGGAGGCCGCGTTGGCCGCCGTCTTCGCCGAACGCACCCGGTTCACCCGCGGCGAACCGGGGACGCAGGCCCTGCCGTTGGTGGTCATCGTCGTCGACGGCGGCCTGATCACCGGAAGCGAGCGGCTGGCCGGTGAAGCCGGCATCGACGGGGTGGCGATCTGTGCGCTCGACGGCGCGCTGAGCCATGTCGCGAGCCGGCGCGGCCTCGCGCTCGAGATGGTGGGGACCAAGGTTGCCGCGCGCACCGCGATCGGTCGGGAGGAGTTCGCCGTCGCCGATCGTCTCAGCGTGGTGGCCGCGGCGTCCGCGGCGCGGCGATTGGCGCCGTACCGGCCGTCGACGGCATTGCAGATGCTCGTCGACCTCGACGACGGCGGGCCCGTCGGCGATCCCGGCTTGGGCGGCCTGCTCGACCTGGGTGATCCCCGCGCATTCGACCCCACTGTTCGCTGGCGCGGGCGCACCGGGCGGGAACGACTGCGGGTGCCGATCGGCTACACACCCGACGGGACCGCGGTCGAACTGGACCTCAAAGAGAGCGCCCACGGCGGGATGGGGCCGCACGGTCTCTGCGTCGGCGCGACGGGGTCGGGGAAGTCCGAGTTGCTGCGCACCCTCGTGCTGGCGTTGATGGCCTCGCACTCGCCCGACGAGCTGAACCTGGTCCTGGTCGACTTCAAGGGCGGTGCGACCTTTCTGGGCCTGGAGCGCGGTCGGCACGTCGCCGCGGTGATCACGAACCTGGAGCAGGAGTTGTCCCTGGTCGACCGTATGGGCGACGCGCTGCGGGGAGAGCTGAACCGACGTCAGGAGGTGCTGCGGGCGGCCGGGAACTTCGCGAACGTGACCGAGTACGAGCAGGCCCGTGCCGACGGCGCCGACCTGGCGCCCATGCCGGCGCTGTTCGTCGTGGTCGACGAGTTCTCCGAACTGTTGGCCCAGAAGCCGGACTTCGCCGAACTGTTCGTGGCCATCGGCCGTCTGGGGCGCTCGCTGCACATCCATCTGCTGCTGGCGTCGCAGCGGTTGGAGGAGGGGAAGCTGCGCGGTCTCGATTCGCATCTGTCTTACCGCATCGGACTGAAGACGTTCTCCGCCAACGAATCTCGCTCGGTCCTCGGTGTGCCGGATGCCTATCACCTGCCCAGCGTGCCCGGATCGGCCTATCTCAAGTGCGACTCCGACGCGCCGCGCCGGTTCAACACCTGCTACGT
This genomic interval from Gordonia sp. X0973 contains the following:
- the eccCa gene encoding type VII secretion protein EccCa, whose amino-acid sequence is MTDSTRLFVRETRVAPPPAPGGDIDLVAPPEVARPVPAGLAASALPAVMVVAVVGMIALMFVTGGRSVLANPLFLMFPMMMLMSMVGMFATGGRNGGKRAAELGAERRDYFRYLAQLRGQVATTVDEQSAALRWCHPAPSALSRLVGSRRMWERRGGDADFAHLRLGVGSQRLATRLVPPEMAPPEDLEPVAMVALRRFLRAHAAVHRLPIAVSLRGFPVVAVDGPLDDARALVRAMLLQLVVWHGPDQVRIAVAADPARWPEWDWVKWLPHATRTDDQGEQRLGAPALLVPSLHEVEAALAAVFAERTRFTRGEPGTQALPLVVIVVDGGLITGSERLAGEAGIDGVAICALDGALSHVASRRGLALEMVGTKVAARTAIGREEFAVADRLSVVAAASAARRLAPYRPSTALQMLVDLDDGGPVGDPGLGGLLDLGDPRAFDPTVRWRGRTGRERLRVPIGYTPDGTAVELDLKESAHGGMGPHGLCVGATGSGKSELLRTLVLALMASHSPDELNLVLVDFKGGATFLGLERGRHVAAVITNLEQELSLVDRMGDALRGELNRRQEVLRAAGNFANVTEYEQARADGADLAPMPALFVVVDEFSELLAQKPDFAELFVAIGRLGRSLHIHLLLASQRLEEGKLRGLDSHLSYRIGLKTFSANESRSVLGVPDAYHLPSVPGSAYLKCDSDAPRRFNTCYVSGPVPDGSDDQGGEVDESARRGAQRSTGLVLDFTAGSGCTGSGSRYTGSRYARSSVAPTRPKLAGASSALDHRGTAPGEPGSARRGGPSLLEVLVGRMAGHGSAAHEVWLPPLDESPPVGTLLDPLPARMTGVTGALRLPIGLVDRPYDQRRELLVVDLSGAAGNAAVVGGPQSGKSTALRTLIASAALTHTPSQVQFYCLDFGGGGLLGLAGLPHVGSVATRADPERIRRTLAEVRAVIARREEAFARLGVESMREYRDRRAHGDLADPHGDVFLVVDGIGALRDEFEELEADLGAIALGGLSYGVHVVLSATRWAQIHPSVRDLLGSRVELRLGDPLDSEMSRRCAELVPINRPGRGITAEELHLLVARPALTPDTGLAELVEHVAAQHPDEQAPPVPLLPSVLALSELRGRLAEADLVLPAGVVPIGVGEADLAPVLLDFTTRPHLLAFADVEHGKTTLLRTLASGVVDSGSPEECKVVLVDYRRTMLGLIPDSHRAGYASSAASAGPLMMELANLLEGRLPPADVTPAQLAARDWWSGPDIYLFVDDYDMVATASGNPLLPLVELLSSARDIGFHLILARRSGGVSRALFDPVIAALRELSVDTLLMSGDRDEGYVVGQTRMSRRIPGRGEFVTRTGSEVIHVAGGV
- a CDS encoding lipid droplet-associated protein yields the protein MKHRPYSARLAAGLIVTALEETRRLPTQLVTMPMTAVSSAVQAGMRLQQNIAELAIKGDAVLDGLFDKPEEQPAWAVFDEDEESAPATPPPPAPAKPAPAPAATTTPAKKAPAKKAAAKKVAAKKAPAKKTAAKKAAPAADAGSPVAEASTGRFALYSSVPEVTDPPARAAEPKKSKIPAPEVAEFLDYDNLTLAQLRAKIRSVDVDDLRILADYERDSRNRTPFLTMLENRIAAKSDR
- a CDS encoding 4-hydroxy-3-methylbut-2-enyl diphosphate reductase — encoded protein: MSSKRVLLAEPRGYCAGVDRAVETVERALDKHGAPVYVRKEIVHNRHVVDTLSERGAVFVGETDEVPEGAIVVFSAHGVSPAVHESAQQRNLMTIDATCPLVTKVHQEAKRFARDDYDILLIGHEGHEEVEGTSGEAPEHIQIVDGPDHVEDVTVRDGRPVVWLSQTTLSVDETMETVKRLREKFPQLQDPPSDDICYATQNRQVAVKAMAKHCELVIVVGSKNSSNSVRLVEVALQAGASNAYLVDYAREIDPQWLEGVSTVGVTSGASVPEVLVRGVLDFLSEYGYDSVETINTAEETLTFALPRELRPSRTAK
- the eccD gene encoding type VII secretion integral membrane protein EccD is translated as MTAWARVSVAGPSSSIDVGLPTGLPITDFLDELVARLAGEPEVADPTLEWTLSPLGGAPLAPGDTLRDAEIHDGTWLLLREGPAEEPAVLVDDTLDALTEVTGARHGSWSPRAARIAGAFGVVAASAVGAGGLGVAGISSSTTVAFGAALFAAVGAVMLIAAALYAGRREQRDPIVLAALCPTATLMAAAAGFAVVPGSADAPRALLAAVAATVAATLTLRYTRVGPIAHIATITLGCLATVAAAAALAGLSRPQVAALIAVLALLGANAAPRLTVAVAKIPLPPVPSPGEPIEPVESPLLPTIDAVDAVSSSHLPDVDALVERAEHARSCLTGICAGTTVAAATAAVVLGVDPPDWRFTAIVVIVGLTMMLRGRSHTDLLQASSLVGGGIAVIIGSLGATVVTSLVLQRPALCLAGAATACGVATVAALIGWWAAGRTFSPVQRRMAELVEYALLVALLPLLLWTLEVYRVIREAW
- the mycP gene encoding type VII secretion-associated serine protease mycosin; the encoded protein is MKAVRACVAAGAILVAALSGGPAVAVRPPQVAQTAPPSDSVPAGTAEQRTKCAVPIATSRTTSATRAVHAQLEVDRLHRISTGRGQRVAVIDTGVSPHPRLPAVLDGGDFVTGGSGRTDCDAHGTLVAGLIAARPSATDDFTGLAPDVSLISIRQSSAAFAPRQRSGDQEEQPVVGGGYGTVAGLAAAVMRAVRLGATVVNISEVACAPAAAASALHDGELGVALRHAVDRDVVVVVAAGNVSSDGGCREQNPPAAARQQWSAVRTVATPAWFSDYVLTVGAVDSLDGKPSGFSLGGPWVSVAAPGTDLTSLDPRPGQSGLVSGLSGAQGAVPVSGTSFAAAYVTATVALVRSRFPDLDARAVMRRITATAIGRGTAPDARTGCGVVDPLAALTVTGVADDSPSSIRFRPAPPAPDPDLTPRIAAIGGAFGLAVLLGAVIAFRKPRHRMVAMPDDGL
- a CDS encoding type II toxin-antitoxin system Phd/YefM family antitoxin — protein: MESITHREMRNQSAEILRRVASGETLQVTNNGHPTALLVPAGGDALDAAIARGEARPARLPVSAVGTIRRRTSPVTTAAIISDTRGRW
- a CDS encoding type II toxin-antitoxin system VapC family toxin; its protein translation is MVTTYLDTSAAMKLIVEETESQAIADELAEHPDRRLVASWLLHTELHCASGRHPSVVTAEAITTVLDATVLVDITRGDLMAAGTHSPLRSNDAIHLATALRLGVDEIATYDGELTRAATDAGIRVVAPR